One window of the Epinephelus moara isolate mb chromosome 22, YSFRI_EMoa_1.0, whole genome shotgun sequence genome contains the following:
- the LOC126383567 gene encoding uncharacterized protein LOC126383567, which translates to MSGTTAPPTAVLGLGLDVSGRWHQRAVQKSRALVQTYLLTSSVHPPPTAGGSKGTRTPVRLPSLVATAKGPRRRSSMARLSLSEPSLLTPNESILFEGFSSNRHPSVLQKRPPPPPLSKSSVLLPCKTCHPSGTSQPHQQQNNQQVQSCSRPAYIHFSQAIQPSTKPKPARRHSHNPALSPEMVQGDLRPLVMQYRNSPSQGEPLSIIGKPCLPSCSERPSLAAGSARTQLHVFLPTEAEGEEVDSESVDEGFMDELDSKITSLKLQQGASKTLTYH; encoded by the exons ATGAGTGGCACCACTGCACCCCCAACGGCTGTGCTCGGCCTGGGTTTGGACGTCAGTGGTCGGTGGCATCAAAGAGCCGTCCAAAAGAGCAGAGCTTTGGTCCAGACCTATCTGCTCACCAGCTCTGTGCACCCTCCACCCACAGCAGGAGGAAGCAAGGGGACCAGGACCCCCGTAAGGCTGCCCTCACTGGTCGCTACAGCCAAAGGGCCCCGCAGGCGAAGCAGCATGGCTCGTCTCAG CCTCAGTGAGCCGTCCCTCCTCACCCCAAATGAGAGCATCCTTTTCGAGGGATTCTCAAGCAACCGTCACCCCAGTGTTTTACAAAAGCGacccccacctcctccacttTCCAAGTCATCAGTCCTGCTCCCCTGCAAGACCTGCCACCCATCAGGGACCAGCCAGCCCCACCAGCAGCAGAACAACCAGCAGGTCCAAAGCTGCAGCAGACCAGCCTATATCCACTTCTCCCAGGCCATCCAGCCATCCACCAAGCCAAAACCAGCGAGACGTCATTCACACAACCCTGCCCTGAGCCCAGAGATGGTCCAGGGTGATCTCCGACCTTTAGTGATGCAGTATCGCAACTCACCGTCCCAGGGAGAGCCTTTGTCTATCATTGGGAAGCCTTGTCTCCCGAGCTGCAGTGAACGCCCCTCTCTAGCTGCAGGTTCAGCTCGCACTCAGCTTCATGTGTTTCTGCCCACAGAGgctgaaggagaggaggtggacAGTGAGTCTGTGGATGAAGGCTTCATGGACGAGTTGGACAGTAAGATAACTTCTCTGAAGCTCCAGCAGGGAGCATCAAAGACACTTACATACCACTAA